One Companilactobacillus farciminis KCTC 3681 = DSM 20184 genomic window, CTATTTTTGATACTTCTTAGCCTCTTCGTCACTGCAATAGAGGAAGTGGCCAGGTAATACTTCTTGAAGTCTTTGATCATCTTTGAATGGACTCTTGTGGTCAAAGTCGATTCTGGTCCGTTTCTTTTCAATTTCAGGATCAGGAACGGGGATAGCTGACAAAAGACTTTGTGTGTAGGCGTGTAATGGATTGTTGTAAATCTCGTTGGATTCTGCTAATTCAACGATTTTACCACGGTACATAACAGCGATTCTGTCACTGATGTACTTAACCATGGAAAGATCATGGGCGATGAAGAGATAAGTTAGTCCTTGTTTCTTTTGGATATCTTGCATCAAGTTAACAACTTGGGCTTGGATAGAAACATCAAGGGCTGAGATAGGTTCATCGGCGATGATGAATTGAGGATCAACAGCCAAAGCACGAGCGATACCGATACGTTGACGTTGACCACCAGAGAACTCGTATGGGTAACGAGTCATATGTTCAGGGTTTAAGTTAACCATGTCGAGCAATTCACGGACTCTTTGGTCACGTTCCTCTTCATTTTTAACTAGACCATGGACATCAAGACCTTCAGCGATGATATCCTTAACTTTCATTCTTGGGTTTAATGAAGCATAAGGATCTTGGAAAATCATCTGCATTTCACGACGGAATTCCTTCATCTTAGGTCCATGAGCTTTGATAGTACTAATGTCTTGGCCATTGAAGAAAATGTGTCCATCAGTTGGGTTGTAAAGTCTGATAATACTACGTCCAGTAGTACTTTTACCAGAACCAGATTCACCAACGAGGCCAAAAGTTTCACCTTTATAAATATCGAATGAAACGTCATCAACAGCTTTAACTTCGTTAGGCTTGCCAATGTTGAAATATTGTTTTAGATGTTTTACGGATACGATTACTTGTTTTTCATCTGCCATTATTTAGCATTGCCTCCTAACTTTTGGAATTTTTCAAAACGTTTTAAGATGCCTTCGGGTGGGGTAACCTTTGGTGCATCTGGATGTAGCAACCAAGTGGCTGCGTAGTGAGTTTTAGAAACTTTGAAGAATGGTGGTTGCTCTTCTTCGTCGATTTCCAAAGCATACTTGTTACGTGGGGCAAACGCGTCGCCCTTTGGGGGATTCAAGAGGTTTGGTGGGGTACCAGGAATTGAGTTCAAACGAGCTGACTCACTAGTGTCTAGAGTAGGCATAGAGTCAAGCAAGCCCCATGTGTAAGGGTGTTGAGGATTGTAGAATACTTCGTCAACGTTTCCGTATTCAACGAAGCGTCCGGCATACATAACAGCAACACGATCAGCAATACCAGCAACAACACCTAAATCGTGGGTAATGAAAATGATTGAAGTACCAATTTTTTGTTGCAATTCTTTTAATAGATCAATGATTTGAGCTTGAACAGTAACATCAAGGGCTGTTGTAGGTTCATCAGCGATAAGAATTTCAGGATAATCAACAATAGCAATCGCAATAACGATACGTTGACGTTGACCACCAGAGAATTGGTGCGGATAATCATTCATTCTGGCTTTAGGATTAGGGATACCAACCAAGCGAAGAACTTCCTCAGCACGTTGGAGGGCATCTTTTTTGGAAACGTTGTTGTGAATCAAAAGAGGTTCAGCAACTTGTTTTCCGATTGTCATAGTAGGATCAAGTGAAGTCATAGGGTCTTGGAAAATCATCGAAATTTTATTTCCACGAATCTTATCCATTTCCTTATCGCTTCTTTGAAGGAGGTCATCTCCATGATAGAGGACTTCTCCTTTAGAGATTTTGGCGTTAGAAGCCAACAATTGTAGAACGGCACGAACTGTAACGGACTTACCAGAACCAGATTCACCAACAATAGCTAAGGTTTCACCGGCGTTTAAATGGAAGTTAACACCACGGATGGCATGGACAGTACCGTTATAGGTATCAAAGTCTACATGTAAATCTTTTACTTCTAGAATTTTATCCATTTCGATTTCTCCTTAGTTAATGATCAGATGATTGTGGGTCAAAGGCATCACGTAGACCATCACCAAGAAGGTTAGTGGCAATCATGATAATACTCAAGATAATAGCCGGAGCCCACATTTGATAAGGTAAGAATCTGAAGGCTTTTTGACCATCTGATAAAAGTGTACCTAATGATGCGTTTGGTGCGGGAATACCAATACCAATGAAACTTAGGAAGGCTTCGAAGAAAATGGCATTCGGAATTGTAAACATTGTTTGAATAATGATTGTTGAAGATAGGTTAGGAATCAAGTGCTTTGTAGCAATCTTAGTTGATGACTCACCAAGAGTTCTAGCAGCTAAGATATATTCTTGTTCCTTTAACTGGAAGGTCTGAGCACGCACCAGACGCGCCATTGTAACCCAACCAGTAATCGCAATCGCAATAACGATAGATGTTAGACCTGGTTTTAGAACGATCATCATCAAGATAACAACGATCAAGTTAGGGATTGATGAAACAATTTCAACGATACGTTGCATGAATGTATCAGTTTTGCCACCTTTCCAACCAGAAACGATACCATAAGGTACCCCGATTAGAAGGTCAACTAATGTAGCAAGAACAGCAACGACTAATGAAAGTCTAGTACCGTAGATAATTCTTGAAAGAAGATCACGTCCAAGGTAGTCAGTACCTAGAAGATAGAAAGCATCTTTAGGGGCTCCGGCTTGCTTATAAGCATCGACCATGTGACCACCCATGTTTTGATAACCATTGAATCCGGGGATGTTCAATTGCCCTAGTTTAGGAGGCAAGTTAGACATAGTAACTTGTTGAGCATTAGGATTGTGTGGAGCGATGATTGGGGCAAAGACGGAGATTAAAACGATAATTGATAACAATGTCAAGCAGACAACGGCGACTTTGTTTTTGAACAAACGACGGCGAACATCTTGCATGTAAGTTAGTGAAGGAGTACCAATTTTTTCTTGTTCTTTGTTGTTATCATCATGAACTAATTTAAATTTTTCCTTAGGAATTTGAGGAATTTGTTCCATTATTCTTTACCTCCGTTTCCTAGTCTAATTCTTGGATCGATTAGTCCATAAAGGATATCGACGATCAAGTAAACTATGATTAATAAGAATGAATAGAAGATTGTAAGACCCATGATAGTAGGGTAGTCATTTGTAGTAATTGATTTAACGAATTGTTCACCAATACCAGGGATTGAGAAGATGTTCTCAACAACCATAGAACCAGTCATAACAGAAACTGCCATTGGACCGATGATAGTAACAACTGGAATCAATGAATTACGTAAGGCGTGCTTTGTAACAACTTTCCAGTTAGAGTTACCTTTTGATTTGGCTAATTCGATATAGTCACTACTCAAAACGTCCACCATTTCGGTTCTCATGAAACGAGCGACAGTACCTAATGGCAATGCGGCTAGAGCAATTGTTGGAAGGACACTTGATTGGAAGTTGTCCCATAGAGCAACTGGATAAATCTTCCATTTGTAGGCTAGGTAGAACTGAAGTAAAACGGCTAAAACGAAAGATGGAATTGATAGGCCAAGAATTGAAACGAATGTTGCAAGTGTATCAACCCATGTGTTTTTACGAATAGCAGCAACGGCACCAAGTAAGATACCGAAGATAGTACCAACGATCATAGCTTGAGCACCAATTTGCATTGATGGAGCAAGTCTTTGACCGATTAATAATGTAACGGGTTCATTGTTGAATTGGAAGGAAGTACCAAGATTTCCTTGTAATAACCCACCGAGATAACGAACATATTGAACAAATACTGATTGATCCAATCCATATTGGGCTTTAACGATCTTCAGTTGTTCCGCGGACATACGGTTCTGGTTAGAGAACGGTGTACCAGGAAGCATCTTCATCAAGAAGAAAGTTATTGTCGCAATAATGAAGAGGGTCAAGAATAAATAAAAAATTCTTCTGAGAATATATTTAGTCATTATTTAATCTCCCTCACCTTTAGTTATTTTTTGTAGACAGTGACAAGGTTGTAACTACCATTTGGTGTCATACGGTAATTCTTGACGTTAGTTCTAGTCAAGTTAGCTTGATATGATTGATACAAAGGAACTACCCCTTGGTCATCAGTTAAGATCTTAGTTGCTTGAAGAAGGTCTTGCCATCTAGCATCTTCATCAGTAGCGTCAGTTGTCTTAGATTTGTTGATTAATTCGTCGTATTCTTTATTAGAATATTTACCATTATTTTGTGAGTTGGTTGTTGTAAAGATATCCAAGAATGTAACAGGATCAGGATAATCGGCATTCCAACCAGTAACAACGATATCGAATTGACCATTAGTTGATTTATCTAGACGAGACTTAAATGGAACGTTTTGAAGTGTGATCTTCAATCCAGGTAAGTTCTTTTCTAGTTGACCTTGAAGGTATTCGTTTTGCTTCTTAGCACCATCAGTATCATCACCTAGAAGGGTAAAGCTGAGATCTTTTTGACCAGTTTCTTTGATACCTTCCTCCCAAAGTTTCTTAGCTTCGGTTGGATTGTATTCAGTATATTTATTTGAAGATTGAAGCATCTTTTCTTTAGTAAAGTCGACCTTAGTTGTAGGGTTGTATGACATACCTACAGGGACGATAGTGTGTTCAATACCACCAGTTTTACCAAGAACGTTGTTAGTTAATTGATCACGATTGATAGCCATTGAGATAGCTTGTCTGATCTTAGGATTCTTGAAGAATTTGTACTTCTTTTGGTTAAATTCAAGATAGAAGTTACCTGTTTGTTTATCCATTGAGAATGTCTTGTAGTTTGAAACTTGACGAGCAGTGTCACCACCAAGTTTTTCTAGACGGTTGATACGGTTAGTATCGTAAAGATTCAAACCAGTATTGGCATCCTTAACAACATAATATTTTAATTTCTTTAATTTAACGGCTTTAGCATTCCAATATGAGTTGTTCTTAACTTCAGTCCAACTGTTACTTGAAACAGACCAGTTAACTAGTTTGAAAGGTCCGTTGAAGACCATTCCTTTACTCTTCAAACCATATTGCTTACCAGCTTTTTCTACTGCCGGTTTGTATTGTGGGTAGAATGTTGAACTAGCCATCAAAGTGTTGAAGTATGGAATAGCATCTTCCAAAGTAACTTGAAGAGTGTATTTATCCAAAGCTTTAATACCTAAAGAATTTACTGGTTTCTT contains:
- a CDS encoding ABC transporter ATP-binding protein, with product MDKILEVKDLHVDFDTYNGTVHAIRGVNFHLNAGETLAIVGESGSGKSVTVRAVLQLLASNAKISKGEVLYHGDDLLQRSDKEMDKIRGNKISMIFQDPMTSLDPTMTIGKQVAEPLLIHNNVSKKDALQRAEEVLRLVGIPNPKARMNDYPHQFSGGQRQRIVIAIAIVDYPEILIADEPTTALDVTVQAQIIDLLKELQQKIGTSIIFITHDLGVVAGIADRVAVMYAGRFVEYGNVDEVFYNPQHPYTWGLLDSMPTLDTSESARLNSIPGTPPNLLNPPKGDAFAPRNKYALEIDEEEQPPFFKVSKTHYAATWLLHPDAPKVTPPEGILKRFEKFQKLGGNAK
- a CDS encoding ABC transporter permease encodes the protein MEQIPQIPKEKFKLVHDDNNKEQEKIGTPSLTYMQDVRRRLFKNKVAVVCLTLLSIIVLISVFAPIIAPHNPNAQQVTMSNLPPKLGQLNIPGFNGYQNMGGHMVDAYKQAGAPKDAFYLLGTDYLGRDLLSRIIYGTRLSLVVAVLATLVDLLIGVPYGIVSGWKGGKTDTFMQRIVEIVSSIPNLIVVILMMIVLKPGLTSIVIAIAITGWVTMARLVRAQTFQLKEQEYILAARTLGESSTKIATKHLIPNLSSTIIIQTMFTIPNAIFFEAFLSFIGIGIPAPNASLGTLLSDGQKAFRFLPYQMWAPAIILSIIMIATNLLGDGLRDAFDPQSSDH
- a CDS encoding peptide ABC transporter substrate-binding protein — its product is MKFKKKYLLALLPIFLFALVLSGCGSSTEKDSKDTLSISSNDVIATMDSSMNTDVIGAQNLTNTMEGLYRYDGKELKPAIAKKVVKPTNGGKVYTFNLRHTKWSNGKPVTANDFVYAWRRTVDPKTASQYAYIYTGIKNADKISAGKKPVNSLGIKALDKYTLQVTLEDAIPYFNTLMASSTFYPQYKPAVEKAGKQYGLKSKGMVFNGPFKLVNWSVSSNSWTEVKNNSYWNAKAVKLKKLKYYVVKDANTGLNLYDTNRINRLEKLGGDTARQVSNYKTFSMDKQTGNFYLEFNQKKYKFFKNPKIRQAISMAINRDQLTNNVLGKTGGIEHTIVPVGMSYNPTTKVDFTKEKMLQSSNKYTEYNPTEAKKLWEEGIKETGQKDLSFTLLGDDTDGAKKQNEYLQGQLEKNLPGLKITLQNVPFKSRLDKSTNGQFDIVVTGWNADYPDPVTFLDIFTTTNSQNNGKYSNKEYDELINKSKTTDATDEDARWQDLLQATKILTDDQGVVPLYQSYQANLTRTNVKNYRMTPNGSYNLVTVYKK
- a CDS encoding ABC transporter ATP-binding protein codes for the protein MADEKQVIVSVKHLKQYFNIGKPNEVKAVDDVSFDIYKGETFGLVGESGSGKSTTGRSIIRLYNPTDGHIFFNGQDISTIKAHGPKMKEFRREMQMIFQDPYASLNPRMKVKDIIAEGLDVHGLVKNEEERDQRVRELLDMVNLNPEHMTRYPYEFSGGQRQRIGIARALAVDPQFIIADEPISALDVSIQAQVVNLMQDIQKKQGLTYLFIAHDLSMVKYISDRIAVMYRGKIVELAESNEIYNNPLHAYTQSLLSAIPVPDPEIEKKRTRIDFDHKSPFKDDQRLQEVLPGHFLYCSDEEAKKYQK
- the opp3b gene encoding oligopeptide ABC transporter permease; protein product: MTKYILRRIFYLFLTLFIIATITFFLMKMLPGTPFSNQNRMSAEQLKIVKAQYGLDQSVFVQYVRYLGGLLQGNLGTSFQFNNEPVTLLIGQRLAPSMQIGAQAMIVGTIFGILLGAVAAIRKNTWVDTLATFVSILGLSIPSFVLAVLLQFYLAYKWKIYPVALWDNFQSSVLPTIALAALPLGTVARFMRTEMVDVLSSDYIELAKSKGNSNWKVVTKHALRNSLIPVVTIIGPMAVSVMTGSMVVENIFSIPGIGEQFVKSITTNDYPTIMGLTIFYSFLLIIVYLIVDILYGLIDPRIRLGNGGKE